The following are encoded together in the Cicer arietinum cultivar CDC Frontier isolate Library 1 chromosome 2, Cicar.CDCFrontier_v2.0, whole genome shotgun sequence genome:
- the LOC140919292 gene encoding probable galactinol--sucrose galactosyltransferase 1 isoform X2: MEIVICEIGKSTMQGLLEDIQRYAGAWRRAQEEQKVRFIQHESRLKRLEQSVKRQVTGMKRRVNAMETKKNESDNKWMTGDAIAFSHLSGKVIYIPKNVPFTVNLNSLEYEVFTLVPVKELRDGVKFAPIGLINSRGVVNVTEWNCCGPNASTDVTNVNMKVFGCGKYAAYSSVRPKLIAIDSHMVEFSYDQESGLVTIELKVPEVVGLCQWVISFYL; encoded by the exons ATGGAAATTGTAATTTGTGAAATAGGAAAAAG TACTATGCAGGGATTGTTGGAAGATATCCAAAGATATGCGGGGGCATGGCGTCGAGCACAAGAAGAACAGAAAGTGAGGTTCATCCAACATGAATCGCGCCTCAAAAGATTGGAGCAATCAGTGAAGAGACAAGTAACTGGGATGAAGAGACGAGTAAACGCGATGGAGACGAAAAAGAATGAATCAGATAATAAATGGATGACAGGAGATGCAATTGCATTTTCCCATCTAAGTg GAAAAGTTATTTACATCCCAAAGAATGTACCTTTTACAGTGAACTTGAATTCCCTAGAATATGAAGTTTTTACATTAGTCCCTGTGAAGGAATTAAGAGATGGTGTGAAATTTGCTCCTATTGGTTTAATTAATTCAAGAGGGGTTGTGAATGTTACAGAATGGAATTGTTGTGGACCTAATGCAAGTACAGATGTTACCAATGTTAACATGAAAGTTTTTGGATGTGGCAAATATGCTGCATATTCATCAGTTAGGCCTAAGTTGATAGCAATTGATTCACATATGGTGGAATTTAGTTATGATCAAGAATCTGGATTGGTCACTATTGAATTGAAAGTACCAGAGGTAGTAGGATTGTGTCAATGggttatttctttttatttatga
- the LOC140919292 gene encoding probable galactinol--sucrose galactosyltransferase 1 isoform X4, whose amino-acid sequence MCGKCTMQGLLEDIQRYAGAWRRAQEEQKVRFIQHESRLKRLEQSVKRQVTGMKRRVNAMETKKNESDNKWMTGDAIAFSHLSGKVIYIPKNVPFTVNLNSLEYEVFTLVPVKELRDGVKFAPIGLINSRGVVNVTEWNCCGPNASTDVTNVNMKVFGCGKYAAYSSVRPKLIAIDSHMVEFSYDQESGLVTIELKVPEVVGLCQWVISFYL is encoded by the exons TACTATGCAGGGATTGTTGGAAGATATCCAAAGATATGCGGGGGCATGGCGTCGAGCACAAGAAGAACAGAAAGTGAGGTTCATCCAACATGAATCGCGCCTCAAAAGATTGGAGCAATCAGTGAAGAGACAAGTAACTGGGATGAAGAGACGAGTAAACGCGATGGAGACGAAAAAGAATGAATCAGATAATAAATGGATGACAGGAGATGCAATTGCATTTTCCCATCTAAGTg GAAAAGTTATTTACATCCCAAAGAATGTACCTTTTACAGTGAACTTGAATTCCCTAGAATATGAAGTTTTTACATTAGTCCCTGTGAAGGAATTAAGAGATGGTGTGAAATTTGCTCCTATTGGTTTAATTAATTCAAGAGGGGTTGTGAATGTTACAGAATGGAATTGTTGTGGACCTAATGCAAGTACAGATGTTACCAATGTTAACATGAAAGTTTTTGGATGTGGCAAATATGCTGCATATTCATCAGTTAGGCCTAAGTTGATAGCAATTGATTCACATATGGTGGAATTTAGTTATGATCAAGAATCTGGATTGGTCACTATTGAATTGAAAGTACCAGAGGTAGTAGGATTGTGTCAATGggttatttctttttatttatga
- the LOC140919292 gene encoding probable galactinol--sucrose galactosyltransferase 1 isoform X1: MAWRRRSSWFYLHGYFTSFGSTMQGLLEDIQRYAGAWRRAQEEQKVRFIQHESRLKRLEQSVKRQVTGMKRRVNAMETKKNESDNKWMTGDAIAFSHLSGKVIYIPKNVPFTVNLNSLEYEVFTLVPVKELRDGVKFAPIGLINSRGVVNVTEWNCCGPNASTDVTNVNMKVFGCGKYAAYSSVRPKLIAIDSHMVEFSYDQESGLVTIELKVPEVVGLCQWVISFYL, encoded by the exons TACTATGCAGGGATTGTTGGAAGATATCCAAAGATATGCGGGGGCATGGCGTCGAGCACAAGAAGAACAGAAAGTGAGGTTCATCCAACATGAATCGCGCCTCAAAAGATTGGAGCAATCAGTGAAGAGACAAGTAACTGGGATGAAGAGACGAGTAAACGCGATGGAGACGAAAAAGAATGAATCAGATAATAAATGGATGACAGGAGATGCAATTGCATTTTCCCATCTAAGTg GAAAAGTTATTTACATCCCAAAGAATGTACCTTTTACAGTGAACTTGAATTCCCTAGAATATGAAGTTTTTACATTAGTCCCTGTGAAGGAATTAAGAGATGGTGTGAAATTTGCTCCTATTGGTTTAATTAATTCAAGAGGGGTTGTGAATGTTACAGAATGGAATTGTTGTGGACCTAATGCAAGTACAGATGTTACCAATGTTAACATGAAAGTTTTTGGATGTGGCAAATATGCTGCATATTCATCAGTTAGGCCTAAGTTGATAGCAATTGATTCACATATGGTGGAATTTAGTTATGATCAAGAATCTGGATTGGTCACTATTGAATTGAAAGTACCAGAGGTAGTAGGATTGTGTCAATGggttatttctttttatttatga
- the LOC140919292 gene encoding probable galactinol--sucrose galactosyltransferase 1 isoform X3: MKLRHVWKVGLLEDIQRYAGAWRRAQEEQKVRFIQHESRLKRLEQSVKRQVTGMKRRVNAMETKKNESDNKWMTGDAIAFSHLSGKVIYIPKNVPFTVNLNSLEYEVFTLVPVKELRDGVKFAPIGLINSRGVVNVTEWNCCGPNASTDVTNVNMKVFGCGKYAAYSSVRPKLIAIDSHMVEFSYDQESGLVTIELKVPEVVGLCQWVISFYL, from the exons GGATTGTTGGAAGATATCCAAAGATATGCGGGGGCATGGCGTCGAGCACAAGAAGAACAGAAAGTGAGGTTCATCCAACATGAATCGCGCCTCAAAAGATTGGAGCAATCAGTGAAGAGACAAGTAACTGGGATGAAGAGACGAGTAAACGCGATGGAGACGAAAAAGAATGAATCAGATAATAAATGGATGACAGGAGATGCAATTGCATTTTCCCATCTAAGTg GAAAAGTTATTTACATCCCAAAGAATGTACCTTTTACAGTGAACTTGAATTCCCTAGAATATGAAGTTTTTACATTAGTCCCTGTGAAGGAATTAAGAGATGGTGTGAAATTTGCTCCTATTGGTTTAATTAATTCAAGAGGGGTTGTGAATGTTACAGAATGGAATTGTTGTGGACCTAATGCAAGTACAGATGTTACCAATGTTAACATGAAAGTTTTTGGATGTGGCAAATATGCTGCATATTCATCAGTTAGGCCTAAGTTGATAGCAATTGATTCACATATGGTGGAATTTAGTTATGATCAAGAATCTGGATTGGTCACTATTGAATTGAAAGTACCAGAGGTAGTAGGATTGTGTCAATGggttatttctttttatttatga
- the LOC101495733 gene encoding heme A synthase COX15: MFGRAILKRSKEVLLIQKQLRGSSRIIPFSHPSTHQSFKFLTPSISSHFFRAFRSHPIPKFTRNFSSVVSAGAKHKEGLKLLVTGGSHAQKVVGIWLFGSAAWVFSMVVLGGLTRLTRSGLSMTDWKFTGEFPPLSDEAWFQEFEKYQQSPEYKRVNKGMTIEEFKFIYWMEYGHRMWGRALGIMFALPFSYFLHKGYITLRLGLRLSSLFALGAGQGLIGWWMVKSGLEEPPTEYSQPRVSPYRLAAHLTSAFAIYCGLFWTALNVVMPEPPAESLTWVRGAAKVRRLALPVSLLVGLTAVSGAFVAGNDAGHAFNTFPKMGDTWIPEDILEMKPLIRNFFENTATVQLNHRILATATLISVSALWLSTRKLDIHPAVRSVIGSVFGMASLQVTLGVSTLLSYVPVSLGTAHQAGALTLLTFMLLLNHTVRRPSLALLKSLPQVVKAN; encoded by the exons ATGTTTGGGAGAGCAATTTTAAAGCGCAGCAAAGAAGTGCTTCTGATTCAGAAGCAGCTCAGAGGGAGCAGCAGAATCATCCCTTTCTCTCATCCTTCCACCCATCAATCATTCAAGTTTCTTACCCCTTCCATTTCCTCCCATTTCTTTCGTGCTTTCCGATCTCATCCTATTCCTAAG TTCACGAGGAACTTCTCTAGTGTGGTGTCTGCCGGGGCCAAACATAAGGAGGGGTTGAAGTTGCTTGTGACAGGAGGTTCTCATGCCCAAAAGGTGGTTGGGATTTGGCTCTTTGGATCGGCTGCATGGGTGTTTAGCATGGTGGTACTTGGGGGTTTAACCAGACTAACTAGATCCGGTCTTTCAATGACTGATTGGAAATTCACGGGTGAGTTCCCTCCTTTGTCAGATGAGGCGTGGTTTCAAGAGTTTGAGAAATATCAACAGTCACCTGAATACAAGCG TGTTAACAAAGGGATGACGATTGAAGAATTCAAGTTCATATATTGGATGGAATATGGTCACCGTATGTGGGGGAGAGCACTGGGAATTATGTTTGCTTTACCGttttcatattttcttcatAAGGGGTATATTACATTGAGATTAGGACTGAGACTCTCTTCTTTGTTTGCCCTTGGTGCTGGTCAGGGTCTCATTGGCTGGTGGATGGTTAAAAGTGGTTTAGAG GAACCCCCAACTGAATATTCTCAGCCAAGAGTAAGCCCTTACCGTCTTGCCGCTCACCTTACATCAGCATTTGCTATTTACTGCGGTCTGTTTTGGACTGCACTTAATGTTGTTATGCCTGAGCCTCCTGCCGAATCACTGACATGGGTCCGTGGGGCAGCTAAAGTGAGGAGACTTGCATTGCCAGTCAGCCTACTTGTTGGTCTTACTGCTGTCTCTGGTGCATTTGTTGCAGGAAATGATGCT GGGCATGCATTTAATACTTTTCCGAAGATGGGTGATACATGGATCCCTGAAGACATTCTTGAAATGAAACCTCTGATTCGAAATTTCTTTGAGAATACAGCGACTGTACag CTCAATCACCGGATCCTTGCAACTGCAACTCTAATTTCTGTGAGTGCCTTATGGTTGTCAACAAGAAAACTGGACATACATCCTGCAGTACGGTCTGTGATCGGAAGCGTCTTTGGCATGGCATCTCTTCAG GTCACCTTGGGAGTTTCGACGCTTCTTTCATATGTACCTGTTTCATTGGGTACTGCACATCAGGCTGGGGCCTTAACACTTCTGACGTTTATGTTACTGCTTAATCACACGGTTCGAAGGCCGTCCTTAGCCCTTCTCAAATCTCTGCCTCAGGTTGTCAAGGCAAACTAA